The genomic window ACCCGAAAAGGGCCTCGCAAGACGGTTGCCGGTAAGAAAGGCGTCAAGGATCTGCGTTGATCGCGGATTGTCCTTGAATCCTTTTATCTTCCTTCCCTCCCATTCATTGATCTGTTTGAGAAGTTTCGGTGGCAAAGACCAACAAGAAAAAACGCATCCGCAGAAATGTCAGCAACGGCGTGGCTCACGTGCACGCGACATTCAACAACACCACGGTGACCATCACGGACACCAAAGGGGACACGTTGTGCTGGGCGAGCGCCGGAACCAGTGGGTTCAAAGGCAGCCGCAAGAGCACCCCGTTCGCCGGCCAATGTGCTGCTCAGCAAGCCGCTGAAAAGGCGACCAAGTTTGGCATGCGTGACGTCGAAGTTCGTGTCAAAGGCCCCGGTTCGGGACGCGAAAGTGCGATCACTGCACTTCAAGCGGCCGGATTGAACGTCAAATTGATCGAGGAAGTGACTCCCATCCCGCACAACGGTTGTCGTCCTCGCAAGAAACGCCGCGTCTAATCCCGCTGACGCTGTTTCGTTTCTGATCAACCCCATCCCGCATCCATCCAAAGGCCCAACATGACCATGCACATCCGCTGGCGCGGCATGGAACTTCCCAGTTCGCTTGAAGTCGACCGCGACTCGCTGACCCAGACCTACGGCAAATTCTCCGCAGAGCCATTCGAACGTGGCTTTGGTGCGAGCATCGGCAACAGCATGCGTCGCGTGTTGTTGAGCAGTTTGATGGGCAGTGCCGTCACGCAGATCAAAATCCGTGGCGCTCAGCACGAATTCACGACGATCCCCGGCGTTTTGGAAGACGTCACCGACATCGTCCTGAACGTGAAAGCACTGGTCGTTAACAGCAACACCGATTCGACTCGAGTCATCACCGTTGAGCGTAACACCGCCGGCGTGGTCACCGGTGCTGACGTGCAAACCGACGCGGACGTTGAAATTGTCAACAAGGATCACGTGATCTGCACGTTGACCGACGACGTTCCTTTCATGATGGAAATGGTCGTCGAGACCGGTCGCGGTTATGTTCCCAGCACGGAACACAGCAGCGTCGATCATGAAATCGGCATCATTCCGATCGATGCCGTGTTCAGCCCCATTGTTCGCGTCCGCTACGAAGTGGAAGCGACCCGTGTTGGCCAGAAAACCAACTACGATCGTCTGATCCTCGAGATCTGGACCGACGGAACAATCAACCCCGAAATGGCGTTGACCGAAGCAGCGAAAATTCTTCGCAAGCACCTCAATCCATTCGTTCAGTATCGCGAATTGGGACCGAGCATCTTCTCCGCGGCCCGCGGTGGAGCTGGTTCCCCGGAAGCACAGTTGGAAGCCAAGCTGAACATGACGCTGGCCGATTTGCGTTTGTCGGTGCGAGCCAACAACTGCTTGGAAAGCGAAAACATCATGACGGTTCGCGATCTTGTGCAACGAACCGAAGATTCGTTGTTGGAAGTTCGCAACTTTGGCGACACAACTCTTAACGAAGTGCGAGAGAAACTTTCGCAGTACGGTTTGCACCTCGGCATGCGAGTGCCAAACCAACCACTGTTCTAGTTCGCATTGGGCTGCACCGCGGTCCGCGATCTCGACTTCAATTACCTTTCATTTCACTCCCATTCAATCTGACGGATTCGCGTCATGCGTCACCGCCGCAAAGGCCGTGTTCTCGGCCGCTCCCCAGCTCACCGCAAAGCTTTGTTGCGGAACTTGTCCAGCGCACTGTTCCTGACGGAGCGTGACGCTAGCTTGGACGACAACGCGCCGAAGGTTCCTGGCCGAATCGTTACCACGCTCGAAAAAGCCAAGGAAGTACGTCCTTTGGTCGAGAAGTGCATCACGATCGCGAAACGTTCGTTGCCAGCCCTCGAGGAAGCTCAGAAATATGAGACTTCCGCCGAGCGTGGTTCGGATGAGTACAAGAAATGGCGTAAGAGCGATGACTGGAAGAAATGGGCTGATGCCCGTGCTCCTTACGTCAACGCCCAACGTCGTGTGTTGCAGTTGATTGGCGATCGCGAAGCCGTTTCGGTTTTGTTCGATACCGTTGCTGAGCGTTACGTGGATCGTCCAGGTGGATACACCCGGATCATGCGTCTTGCAACGCCTCGATTGGGCGATGGTGGAACGCGTGCGATCTTGGAACTGGTTGGCAAGAACGACCGCGTCACCCGGTCGGCTCAGCGTCCTGCATTTGAGCAAGACGCTCCCGAGAGCGATGCGACTCCAGAAGCCGAAGCGACTTCGGAAGAAGAAGCCACTTCCGCTAGCTGAGCTTGCTCAGAATTTGACGCCTACTGATTACAATTGGGCAGTCCTTCGGGGCTGCCTTTTTTCGTGGATTCGCGGGCGTGAAGAGTCTTTCGCGATCCGCTCACTGGGTATGGGAGCTGCCTGCACAAGCACGTCGATACCGAGCGGTTCGGTTCGGAGTGCGGGAGGCAGATAGGTCGCTTGGGCTGAACGGTATTCGATGAGTCGTCCCGCGAAATTTGTCTTGGTCAAACTCGAGTCGTTTTGGCTTTTGCAGAGTTGATGGGATGTTCGGCGAGCTGTGAGACGGTGTTCGAGCACGGTCGGTGCTGGCAACAGGATGCCTCATTGAATCTTTGGCTGACTTGAGCGACGTTGTCGGTGGATTCGCCGCCCGTTTTTGCGGCTTCGACATGATCATTCGCGATTTTCGATTTCATTCATGAACGAACGTTGTCGTCACTCCTTCATACGCATCTTCGGCTTGTTGGGAGTCGCTGCTTCGATGCTGGGCCTGGGCGCAACGGTCGCGGATGAGCCCCCGGCTCGTGTTGCGACCACCGCAACTCGATCACTAAAGAATGTGAGGGTGTCTGGGGCATTTTCCGATGCGCCAATGGTTGAACCGCCGCTTGATGGGCGCGACGGACGAGATTTGTCGCTGCACCATTACAACCCTCAATCGCAATTGAAGACAACAGCGACGCAGTTGTCGCAAGCAGCGTTTCCAGTGGTCGATGTGCACACGCACTTCTTCTATCGATTGCGAATGAATCGCCAAGCGTTGAAGGACTACGTGGCGGCGATGGATCGCAACGGCATCGCGGTGTGTGTCTCGCTGGACGGGAAGCTTGGAAGTCAATTCCAAGAGCAGAAGGACTTCCTTTGGAAAGAGCATCGAGACCGATTCGTGTTTTATGCCAACATCGACTGGCGTGGCGATGGAGCGACCGATGATCCGGCAAGTTGGGCGTGTCATCGTCCGGGCTTTGCGGAGCGAACGGTTCAGCAATTGCGAGAGGCTGTGAAAGACGGTGCATCGGGATTGAAGCTATTCAAGCGTTTTGGGCTCTCGTATCGAAATCCCGATGGTTCGCTGGTTGAAATTGATGATCCGCGATGGGATCCGATCTGGGCCGCGTGCGGTGAGTTAGGGATCCCGATCATCATTCACACGGCGGATCCGGCGGCGTTCTTCGAGCCGATCAACGAACGGAATGAGCGGTGGGAAGAATTGTCTCGTCACCCGGATTGGAGTTTTCACGGAGAGGAGTTTCCAACACGCGACGAGTTGTTCGCGGCTCGAAATCGCATGGTCGCCAAGCATCCAAAAACACAATTCATTGGGGCTCACATCGCCAACAGTCCAGAGGATTTGGAACAGGTCAGCCAATGGATGGATTGTTATCCGAATCTTTGGGTCGAACCAGCTTCCCGGATCAACGAGCTTGGACGTCAGCCACGGGCGGCTCGAGAGTTTTTGATCCGCTATCAGGATCGATTGTTGTTTGGGACGGATGGCCCGTGGCCCGAACAGCGATTGAAGTACTATTGGCGATTCTTCGAGACGGCCGATGAGTCATTTCCGTACAGTGAGAAGGAACCGCCACCTCAGGGACTGTGGCGGATTGATGGGGTTGACCTTCCTCCCCAAGTTCTCCGGAAGCTGTATTATGAGAACGCCGTCAGATTGATTCCTGGCATTCGCGAAAGGATTGAGGCGTTTGCTGATTCGCATCCATTGAAGTGACACCTCCAATATGAGTACCGCCGCACCGGTTTCCCGTGAGATTCCATCGTTGGACGCCACGGATGCAGAAACCTTTTTTCGCGATTATTACGCCACGGAGCAGCCTGTTATCTTTCGTGGGGTCACGCACGCGGATGGTGGGGCGGAAGAGGTTTGCCGTGCGTTGTGCGACAAGATTGCCGTCGACACGTCGGTCACGGAACGGCTGCTTTGGTACGACGTCCGGCAGGAGATGATCGACGATGTCTGCACGACTCCGCCGGTGGTGACTCAGTCGATGGACCCCGACACGGCTTTTCTGCGTGACAACTGCGTCCGTGTTTGGTTTAACTCGGGCGGTCACACGACCCCATGGCACTACGACGGTCACTCATTACACGTCTTCAACCTTCAGTTGAAAGGCAAGAAGCGTTGGACCATCGTGGCCCCGGAAACGCCGCTGCCCAACATGCCGTTTTCCAAAACCTGTTTGTTTGAAGACAACTCGCTGGATGGCAAACGTGTTTATGAGTTTGATTTGAACGAAGGCGACATGGTTTTCTTGCCAAGGTATTGGTTCCACCATGTGCATTCGGTGGGCGAATTGAACGTCAACGTGAACTGGGTGTTGATGCCCAAACAGCAACCAGCGCCCACGAAGATTGCCGCTCGCGAATCCGAGATTCTTTGGTTGCTGCAGAAGACACGTTTTGTCATGCCGTCCGGTGTCAAATGGATGCTGGACAATTTCGCGGGAGCGGGGGAACCGGCTCTGAACACACTGACCAACGAAGTTTCGGTTGGTCGTGGGCTCAGTCGCGTGGCAAAGGAGGTGGTTCGCAGTCCGATGGTGATCTTGGCGATTCCGACGTTGATTCGGAAAGCGAAGACGGTCATGAAGGGGAAGAAAATTTTGAGCGGTCTTTTGCAAACGAGTCAGGCCACGCAAAAGGCAGCCTGAGATCGTTTGCTGATTGATG from Rhodopirellula halodulae includes these protein-coding regions:
- a CDS encoding bL17 family ribosomal protein, translated to MRHRRKGRVLGRSPAHRKALLRNLSSALFLTERDASLDDNAPKVPGRIVTTLEKAKEVRPLVEKCITIAKRSLPALEEAQKYETSAERGSDEYKKWRKSDDWKKWADARAPYVNAQRRVLQLIGDREAVSVLFDTVAERYVDRPGGYTRIMRLATPRLGDGGTRAILELVGKNDRVTRSAQRPAFEQDAPESDATPEAEATSEEEATSAS
- a CDS encoding DNA-directed RNA polymerase subunit alpha; this translates as MTMHIRWRGMELPSSLEVDRDSLTQTYGKFSAEPFERGFGASIGNSMRRVLLSSLMGSAVTQIKIRGAQHEFTTIPGVLEDVTDIVLNVKALVVNSNTDSTRVITVERNTAGVVTGADVQTDADVEIVNKDHVICTLTDDVPFMMEMVVETGRGYVPSTEHSSVDHEIGIIPIDAVFSPIVRVRYEVEATRVGQKTNYDRLILEIWTDGTINPEMALTEAAKILRKHLNPFVQYRELGPSIFSAARGGAGSPEAQLEAKLNMTLADLRLSVRANNCLESENIMTVRDLVQRTEDSLLEVRNFGDTTLNEVREKLSQYGLHLGMRVPNQPLF
- a CDS encoding cupin-like domain-containing protein gives rise to the protein MSTAAPVSREIPSLDATDAETFFRDYYATEQPVIFRGVTHADGGAEEVCRALCDKIAVDTSVTERLLWYDVRQEMIDDVCTTPPVVTQSMDPDTAFLRDNCVRVWFNSGGHTTPWHYDGHSLHVFNLQLKGKKRWTIVAPETPLPNMPFSKTCLFEDNSLDGKRVYEFDLNEGDMVFLPRYWFHHVHSVGELNVNVNWVLMPKQQPAPTKIAARESEILWLLQKTRFVMPSGVKWMLDNFAGAGEPALNTLTNEVSVGRGLSRVAKEVVRSPMVILAIPTLIRKAKTVMKGKKILSGLLQTSQATQKAA
- the rpsK gene encoding 30S ribosomal protein S11 → MAKTNKKKRIRRNVSNGVAHVHATFNNTTVTITDTKGDTLCWASAGTSGFKGSRKSTPFAGQCAAQQAAEKATKFGMRDVEVRVKGPGSGRESAITALQAAGLNVKLIEEVTPIPHNGCRPRKKRRV
- a CDS encoding amidohydrolase family protein yields the protein MNERCRHSFIRIFGLLGVAASMLGLGATVADEPPARVATTATRSLKNVRVSGAFSDAPMVEPPLDGRDGRDLSLHHYNPQSQLKTTATQLSQAAFPVVDVHTHFFYRLRMNRQALKDYVAAMDRNGIAVCVSLDGKLGSQFQEQKDFLWKEHRDRFVFYANIDWRGDGATDDPASWACHRPGFAERTVQQLREAVKDGASGLKLFKRFGLSYRNPDGSLVEIDDPRWDPIWAACGELGIPIIIHTADPAAFFEPINERNERWEELSRHPDWSFHGEEFPTRDELFAARNRMVAKHPKTQFIGAHIANSPEDLEQVSQWMDCYPNLWVEPASRINELGRQPRAAREFLIRYQDRLLFGTDGPWPEQRLKYYWRFFETADESFPYSEKEPPPQGLWRIDGVDLPPQVLRKLYYENAVRLIPGIRERIEAFADSHPLK